The sequence TCAAATTTGTCAATGTTACATAATTCCCTTGTAAAAAGGATAATCTTGTATCATCATCTTTAAAATAAAGAGTATTTCGTAACCCTCTTGGTAATTGATCAATAAAACAAAATATACATTTATTTTTACATCCTTTAGCTTTATCTATGATTGCATTTTCAAATATTAAACCTAAATCTTCATCATAATCTTTTTCAATTTCTACTTCCCAAATATCACCATTCTTTTTTTCTATCTGTAATAATAAATGTTCATCTGTAATAAGATATTTATACTCTACAATATCATGTATGGAAGAATAATTAACACTTATAAGAAAATCTCCAGCTACTATTCCTACTTCCTCGGCAATACTATTCTTTATTACTTCTTTTATAAGTATTTTATCCATATTTTTCCTCCAAAAACTTATTCCATTCTGTATTATGTTATGATATCATTATCTAGAGTTAGGGTCAAGAATCAGATGTTATTGTTTTCTAATATTATGAGCCTTTACAGTTTCTACTAATTTTATGAAATGAAAATACCTTCTTTGAACTCCTTTTATAACCAGAGGTCTTCCTATTTTAACTAAACCTAATCTTCTAGATAAAAGCCCCCCTAACTTTATCCATTGATTTGCTACAGGAAGAGCATCAACAAAAATAGTATGATCAAATATAAAATTATCCTCTTCATTTGTTAATAAAAAAATCAGAGATAAAATATCATTTTTATAAATCCCCCACCCCATACAATAAATTTCATTTCCCCATGAATCTATTCCCATATATAAAAGAGAACCGATTTTATCATTAGGTGTTATATCAAAGTAAGGTATTGCTAAAATTTCTTTAGCAGTCGGAATTCTATTAATTGGTAACATTCCTACATGAATCGAAGATGCGATAACAGAAGAATGAGCTCCCCCATAACAATAATAAACCACTTTCAAAAATTCTCTCCTCCTCATAAATCTATTTATCGTAATAAATAAATTCTACTTCTGTTTCTTCTAAAATATCAATAAATAAATTTTCTAAAATATTCTTTAAATATTTTGCGTTTCTTTTATTATATAAAATAAATATTGTATCATCTTCACCTAAATATACTGAATAATTTTTATTGATCAGAATTCTTTTTAACACAAAAGATGGTATTTTTATTTTTTTATAAAAATTTTTCCTATTTTCTAAAAAATAAATCTTTTTCATTTTTAATGCCTTACTATAATATAGCATCCATTATGTAAATCGTGAATCATTCCTAATGTAACTTTTGCAATATATAAAGACACTCTTTCTCTTTCCTCTTCATCTTTTGCAAAAAATACAGGAACCCCTCCAGAAGAAACTTTTTCAGGGTCGATAGTAACAATTGCAATAATATATTCCTTTATCCCAACATCCATATTATAATCCTCCTTTAATCCGCAGCTTTTTTCCCTGCATATGATTTTAAAGGCTTTCTTTGAGAACTTTCTAATACAGGAACTCTTTTTACCGCTGCTATAAAGCATTCCATATCTGGTTCCATAGCTACAATAAATAGTCCTATACTTCCATTCTCAGCACTTCTTCTTGCTAATGGAGTAAAGTCTGGTTCATCTACATCTTTTCTAATTCCAAGTTGAACTGCCACATTATGTTGTATTGCTTGACGTAAACCTATATTAGATAAAGTTGCCATTGCATCATCATCTTTTGGTTTAATCAATATTGCCATTCCTTTTTCAAGTAATATTTTTTTTGAATCTTCAAATCCCACATTCATAATAGTAATATCTCCTATACATAATAGAGGACCCTTAAAATAAATTTTAGCAGGTACTACATCTGCTATATCTTCTATTATTTTCCCTTTTGTAAATCTAGATAATATAACAATAGAAAATATCCCAGCTATCATACCTATAATCCACTGAATAAAAAACGCTGCCTGTTTATTTATAAAAAATAAATAAAATTGAATTACTAAACTAGAAATAATAGCTGTTAACATAGCTATATAATTTCTAGATTCAAAAGCTTTAGCAATATCTTCAATATAAGCTTTTCCTCTTGGAACTAATTCAGTATCTTCTAAATTTTCTAAACTTTCTCTTTCCATACCTCTTACTTCTCTAAATTGCGTTGCAGCAATAGATAAAAAAGTAATCGCTTGAAAATCTTTTTGTATAATAGCTGGAATAGCAACTGCTCCTAATGAAGAAGCTATAATGCCAAAGGTAAAATGAGAAATATATCCTTTGGGATAACTTGGATATTGTCTATAATCTGCTCTTAATAAATTAATTCTTGCTAAAGTTCCCATTAAAATCGAGATTGTAATCATTGGTAAATATTGATTCATCATAATCCTCATCCCATTATTTTTTTCTATTTCCTAAAAAACTAGAGAATTTATCTCCAAATTTTGATCGTAATTCTTTTCCACTATTACTGATAAATAAATATCCTACTCCTAAAACTATTGCGATTCCTAAAACAATCAATAATCCTCCACTAGTACCTGTATTATCTGTTTGTGCAGGTTCCGTATTTTTTACAATTTTACTAGGCTGACCATTTTCCGCAGCTACTTGTTTTTGCCCTCCAAATACTGCAACTGTAAGAACATTTCCTAAAACATTTGCTGTATTCTCTGCTGCCTCACGCTTATTTTCATGGGTTCCTATTTCTAATAAAGCAGAATTGGGAGCCATATCTTGATTATAATTTCCTTTTCCTATATAGATATCCTTGATCATTCCAGGATACATTTCATCTGCTACTGCTTTTAATTTATATGCTAAATTCTTATTTTTTTCAATATTTTGGTTTTTTTGTCCCAGCACGATTCTTACCTTTGTAGCAGGTTTTCCATTTACTTTAAAATCATATTGTTCTGAAGGAATCGCATCTCTGTGAACATCAAATACTGCTGCAGGAGCTTGTTGTAGTATCTTTTTATTAGTAGGACGAGATCTCCTATAAGCACCCGCATCATGAGGTAAATGAAGCTCCTGCCTATGAATAACTTGTACTCCATCTTTTTTTAAACTTGCTGTCAAAGCATCTCCAACCTTATAAATACCACCTTTTCCATTAATGCTAGAAGTTCCATCAGTAGGTACATAAGATTCATCACTATGCGTATGATAAATTCCTATTATTCTATTTTGTTGTTTTGCCATTAAGGCTAAAGCCTCTTGCTTTGTAGAAGAAATTTCAGGTAATTTTATTTCTTCTTTATATTTTGCATAAGCTATATGATTTTTATCCTTAACTTTTATTACTTCATAAAGCTTATTATCATCACTAACATATTCATCTCCTTGCGACACTTTAGCGGCAATTAAACATAGTACTTTATTAGACGTTTGATCGTAAATTGTATAATATCCATCTTCTTTTTCATACCAATCATCAGCATAAACAATAGTTGTAAAGATCATTGATAGTATAAATATAACAGGAATTACTGCTTTTATTTTTTTATTTCTCATCTTGATCTCTCCCTTTATCAATAATATTCTTGTCTTTTTTCTGATCTTTTTTTAATAATTTTTCCCCTAAAGAACTAGCAAATTCAGAATGATTAAAGGTCATATCTTTTTTATCTGTTCCTCCTTGTATTTTTTCCCTTGTCTCACCGATAATTTCTGCAAGAATAACAGCTATTATCCCAGATATAACAGTAGCATCAATTACACCTGCCCCTCCTATTCGAATTTCTCCTGGAATTCCGTTAATTATATTTAAAACTGCTTGGAGTAAATCAGACAATACAATACCCATAATACCAGCCATAAAAGCTGCTCTTCTTGAACGCCCGATTATATAAGAAACCAATCCTCCTATTAAACCATAAATTAAAAATGGATCACTAAATATAGTCGAATATTCATCTCCTGTAAAAAATTTGCTGATAAAAAATACGATCATAGCAGAAATAATAGAAGCTAAAATAGACCTAATTTTTTCTTTTACTGTTCCTGCTTTTACAAATAAATAAACAACTAAAGCTATAGGTATAATAGCTCCACCAATATTGATACTCAATCTATTTCCTAAAGGGATATCTGGTAAAAATGTTCCTATAATCATAGCAATAAGAAATAATGCTACGGCTTTATCATTTAATCTCATTCTATCCAATACGCCCCCTGCAAAACCAAATAAGACAAGTATGGTTAAAATACTTAATAAAAGAATTCCTAATGACATAGTATCACCTCTGTTTTTATTTTCAATTTTAGATTTCCCGGATCTTTTCTAAAATATACAAAATATTAGAGAGGCTAATTTTAAAATTAGCCTCTCTAATATTTTGTATATTTTTGTTTATAATTAATCATTTAAATCTTTATACTCTCCTGTTACTAAATAAATAACTGCTTCACATATATTTGTGGCATGATCTGCTACACGTTCTAGATATCTAGCTATAAAAATAAAATGCGTCGCCTGTGCAAATTTTTTAGGATCCTCCATCATATAATCCAATAATTCTAAATAAATTTGTTTAAATAAAGCATCTATTTGATTATCTCTTAAAGAAACTTCATTGGCAAAGGAAATATTTTCTTCTATATAAGAATCTATTGCATCTTTTAATATCAGAATCGTTAAATCAGCCATACGAGGGATATCAATTAAATGTTTCATATATTTTTCATTAGAAATCCTAATTACAATCTTAGCAATATCTACAGCATTATCTGCGATTCTTTCCAAATCGTTAATTATTTTCAGTGCTGCAGTAACCAGTCTTAAATCTTTTGCCAATGGATGTTGTTTTGCAAGGAGTTTAATACAAAAGTCTTGAATCTCAATTTCCTTTCTATCTATTGCATCATCATCATGAATTACCTTTTGTCCTAATTCGATATTATGTTCTTTTAACGCTTTTATTGAATTTTCTAACATTTTTTCTACCATAGCACTCATCAACAAAATATTTTCGTGCACTTTTTTTAATTCTTCATCAAAATAAGAACGAGTTGTCATAATAAATTCCTCCTTTTTAACCAAATCTTCCAGTTATATAATCCTCTGTTCTTTTATCTAAAGGACGATAAAAGATATCTTCGGTAAGACCTGTTTCCACTACTTCTCCATTTAAGAAAAATGATGTATAATCCGAAATCCTTCCAGCTTGTTGCATATTATGGGTTACAATTACAACAGTGTAGTTCCTTTTTAAATCTTTCATTAATTCCTCTATTTTTAGTGTGGAAGCTGGATCTAGGGCAGAAGTAGGTTCATCCATTAATAAAACCTCTGGTTCTACAGCTAATACTCTTGCTATACAAATTCTTTGCTGTTGTCCACCCGAAAGACTTAAAGCATTAGTTTTTAATCTGTCTTTTACCTCTTCCCATATAGCAGCTCCTTTTAAACTTTTTTCAACAATCTCATCCAATTGAGATTTTTTCTTAACCCCATGAGCTCTTGGACCATATGCAATATTATCATAAATACTCATTGGAAAAGGATTGGGCTTTTGAAAAACTATTCCTACTCGTTTTCTTAACTTAATTACATCAATATTTTCATAAATATTAACATCATCTAATCGAACTTCTCCAGTAATCATTATATTTCTTACTAAATCATTCATCCTATTTAAAGTTTTTAGAAAAGTAGATTTTCCACATCCTGAAGGCCCAATTAAAGCAGAAATTTTTTTTTCTTTAATCTCCATATTAATATTTTTTAAAGCATGAAAATCTCCATAGTACAAATTTAAATCTTTTATTTTTATTTTTGTATGATCCATATTTTCACTTCCTTACTTTCTTCTATTTTTTATCTAATAAATTTCCTATCATATTTGCTATGAAATTAATTACTATTATAATAATAATCAGTACCGTAGCAGTTGCATAAGCGGTATCAAAATCCACCATTTCACTTGCCAATAAATACATATGAACTGCTAAAGTTCTTCCTGAATCTAAGAAACTTCCTGGAACTTCAGGAACCATACCTACAGTATAGTAAACAGCAGCACTTTCTCCAACAATTCTTCCAATATTAAGAATTACTGCTGTTAAAATTCCAGGTAAAGCACTAGGTAACACAACATACAAAATGGTTCTAAGTTTGCTTACTCCTAATCCTAGACTTGCCTCACGATATCCATTAGGAACAGCTCTTAATGCTTCTTCAGTAGTACGAATAATATTAGGTAACACCATAATACTTAAAGTAAATCCACCAGATAAAATAGAAAATCCTATATCAAAAATAGCAAAAAAAATCATACCAAAAAGTCCATATAAAATAGAAGGAATCCCTGCTAAACTTTCAGTGGCAAATCGAATTAAATTTACTATTTTCCCAGGTTTTGCATACTCCACTAAATAAATTGCTGCACAAATACCAATAGGAGTAGAAATTATTATCGTAATTATTACTAAATAAATAGTCGTTACTATCATTGGCCATATGGCATTTTTAATTTCTCTTGGAGTACCTATTAAAAAATCAAAACTAATTTTCCCCAATCCATGCATAAGAATGTATACTAAAATCCATAATAAAACTCCTATTGTAAAAATAGCCGCCATCCATATACATAAATTCAAAATTATATCTTTAATAGGCCACTTTTTTTTATTCATCCATGTCACCAGCTTTATGAGTAAGAATATTTAAAATAAGATTTATTATCATAATAAATATAAATAAGACCACTCCCGTTGCAAATAAAGCATCTTCTTGTAATCCCATTGCATATTTCATTTCTAAAGCGATATGACCTGTCATTGTTCTTAATTTATCTATTAACGCTCCTGGAACAATAGGGGAGTTCCCAGAAACTAAAACCACAGCCATGGTTTCTCCAATCGCTCTTCCAATTCCTAATACAACTGCTGCCAATATTCCTGATCTAGCTGCAGGTAATATCACTCTAAAAATTGTTTGTATATGGGTTACTCCTAATGCTAAAGATCCTTCTTTATACTCCTTAGGAACGGCATTAATAGAGGACATAGATATATTTATAATAGTAGGTAAAATCATAATCCCTAAAATCAAACTAGTTGCAAGTAAACTATTTCCACTTCCCCCTAAATATTCATGTATCAAAGGTACAAATACTGTTAATCCAAAAAATCCATAAACAACGGATGGAATTCCAGCTAAAAGTTCCACACAAGGTTTAAGAATTTTTACAATTGGTTTAGGTACCATTTCCGAAAGAAAAATTGCTGTTAAAACTCCAATAGGTACTCCAACAATAATAGCTCCTATTGTGGAATAAATCGAACCTATAATCATAGAAAAAATACCATATTGTTTCGCTGAAGGTCTCCATTCTTTTTTCAATATAAAATCTTTAAAACCAATTTCTGCTATTGCTGGTAATCCCCTATAAAAAATAAACATAGTAATCAATATAATACTTAAAACAGCAATAAAGGCACAAATAAAAAATAATTTTTCAATTAAATTCTCTCCTATTTTTTTCTTTTTTCGCCAATCATGACGGATTTTTTTTAATGTCATATAAAAAAATTCTTGTCTTACAGCTACCATTTCATTATTTTTTTCTTTAGATTTCATTACAAAACCCCCTTCCTAAAAAAATACAGGAAAATAGAGCCTATAATTTATATATAGACTCTTATTATATTTTAAAAGGAAATACCTTTCTTATATTGTTTAAATATTAATCTATAGAAATAACTCCGTTTTCTTCTACAATTTTTTGACCTTTTTCACTTAATACATAATCTAAATAAGCTTGTGCTATGTCACTTACTTTCCCTTTTGTTAGCATTAAAAACGGTCTAGATACTGCATAATCTCCAGATTTAATATTTTCAATTGTAGGTTCTACTCCATCTATGGTTAAAGCCTTTACTGTATCATTTAAATAAGATAAAGATATATATCCAATCGCATTTTCTTTTTGTGCTACATTAGATACAATTGCTCCATTTCCATCTGCAAAAGTAGCATCTTGTCTTACAAGAGATCCCTTCTCACTTTCTAACCCCATCAATTCCTCAAAAGCACTTCTTGTACCAGAACCTTCTTCTCGGCTAATTACATCAATTTTTTCATCTTTGCCACCCACTTCATTCCAATTAGTAATTTCCCCTTTAAAAATCTTTCCAATTTGTTCTTGGGTTAAATTGTTTATTTTATTATTAGGATGCACTACAACAGCAATTCCATCATAAGCAATGATATTTTCTTTAATTCCTAATTCTTTTTCTTCCTCTTTTAAATCCCTTGAAGACATTCCAATATCTGCTAAACCATCATTGGTTGCCTTAATCCCTGCTGAGGATCCGACCCCTTGTACCTCTATTTTTACATTGGGATATTCTTTCATAAAGGAATCTCCAATTACTTGTGCTATAGGAGTTACCGAAGTAGAACCTATCAAAGTAATAGTGCCTTCTAAATCTTTCCCCATTATTTCTTTTGTTGTAGATTCTGATTCTTCTCCATTTGATTTTTTTGTAACCTCCTTTGTAGAACATCCTACAAAAACTAAAAATAAACTCAAAAGTAAAGTTAATATTAAAATACCTTTCCTGTAAAGCTTCTTCATTTTTTTACCCCTTTCTATTTTTCTTTGTTTTTGCTTACATTATTAAGTATACCAACAATTTTATTTACTTTGGTTATCTACAAGTTATCCTTATGTTAAAAGACTGTAAAAAGAAGAATACCTAATGGTATTCTTCTTCTAATTTGTAGTAATTGGAATGAAAAGAATAAAACTTGTTCCCTTTCCTAATTCACTTTCTACTTTTATTTTCCCATTCATTAATTGTAAAATATGTTTTACAATAGCTAACCCTAAACCCGTACCTCCTGCTGATCTCGAACGAGCTTTATCTACACGATAAAATCTCTCAAATAATCTTGGAATATCTTCTTTAGGAATTCCTATCCCTGTATCTTTTATCTCTATCTGTAGTTGATTTTTATTTTGATAAGCATTCACTTCTACTTTTCCTCCCTTAGGAGTATACTTTATGGCATTATCAATTAAATTAATCATCATTTGTTTAAATTTATCCTTTGTAAAATATAAAAGATTCATATTTTCTTCAATATTGGACCTTATGGTAATCTCTTTTTTAGAAGCTAATTGTCTCATAATTGCAATAATTTCATTTAATGTTTCTTTAACATCAATTTTTTCCATTTGAATCAATTCTAAATTATTTTCAAGATCAGATAAAGTAAGAATATCTTCGACTAAACGAATTAATCGTTCTGATTCTAAATCTATAATTTCTAAAAATCTTTTTTGCATATTTTCATCTTGTACTTCACCACTTCTTAAAGTCTCAACAAAACCTCTTATGGAAGTAATTGGCGTTTTTAATTCATGAGAAACATTTGCTATAAAATCTCTTCTAACATTTTCTAACTTTCTTAATTGGGTAATATCTTCAATAATTAAAATAATGCCTCTAATTCTCTCATATTTAGAAATATATCTAATAGGAGCCGAGGATATTCTCAAAATTTTTGTTTCAGAAGCATCTATTTTAATCTCTATTGGTTCCCTTTCTTGATTTATTAAGATATCATTCATCACTTTATAGAATTGATGATTTCTTATATTTTCTAAAATATTTTTTCCGATTATTTGTTCCTTTTCCTTTATATGAAATATTTCTCTAGCGGATGGATTAATTAGCATAATATTTTTTTGTGTATCCACTGCAATAATTCCTTCTGGCATACTATTTAATATCGTTTCTAATTTAATATTTTGTATTTTTAATGTTTCCATAGAAAGTTGAAGTTGTTTTGCCATTTCATTGAAAGAAATTCCTAATTCTCCAAATTCATCCTTTGGTAAAATTGTAATCCTTCGAGAAAAATTTCCTCCTGCAATATCTTTGACTGCTGCTGTTAGTTCTTTAATAGGTTTAGTAGTATAATATAAATATCTATAAGCTATGATAGAAGCAATAATAATTCCTATTAAAGAAGATACCACTAAACTAATAAACATATTTTTATTGATAAAATTAGCCTCATCCAAAGGAATAGAAATTCTTAATACCCCTAGTACTCGATCCTTATCTTTTAAAGGGATAGCATAGTACATCATATCTTTTTTAAGAGTTTTGCTATATCTTACCACGCTAGATTCTTTTTGATGAAGTGCTTCTTGAACTTCTGATCGATGTTTATGATTGTCCATATTTTTTATTTTTTCATGAGAATCATAAATTACTTTCCCATCAATATCGATAATAGTAATTCTATTATTAGTCATCTTTATAATAGGTAATATTTTTTTTACATTTATATTTTTTAAATCTATATCCTGGTCAAAAGCATACTCTTTTACTAAATAACAATCCTTTCTAAGAGTCTTCTCCATATAACCAACATAAGTATTTTTTGCTACTTCCATAGATAAAAAACCTGTTAATGATATTCCGATAATTAAAATCAATATAAATCCAGTAAGTATTTTTTTATACATGCTTTTCTCATCCTTTATTCTGTAATACGATATCCTACTCCTCGGATAGTCTCTATATATCTAGGTTCTTTATCATCATCTTCTAGTTTTTTTCGTAAATGACGAATATGTACATCTACAGTTCTTGTTTCTCCACCATATTCATATCCCCATATTTTATTTAGAAGAAACTCTCGTGTTAGCACTTTTCCTTTATTTTCTGCCAACAATTTCAATAATTCAAACTCTTTTAAAGTTAATTCAATCCGTTTATTATTTTTAAACACTTCATATCTTTCATTATCTATTATGATATCCCCAATTTGTAAAATTGTTTTTGGGTAAGTTGTTTTACTACTCATCCTTCGTAAGATTGCTCTAACTCTCGCAATCAATTCCTTGATACTAAATGGTTTTGTAATATAATCATCTGCTCCTATTTCTAATCCTAGAACCTTATCAAATTCTTCCCCTCTAGCAGTTAACATAATAATAGGAATATTTTCACTCTCTCTTTTTCTCTTTAATTCCTTACAAATTTCAATTCCATCTTTCCCTGGAAGCATAATATCTAAAAGAATTAAATCTGGCTTTTCTCTTTCAATCGTTTCTATTGCTCTAGTTCCATCTAATAAATTTACTACCTTATACTCTCTTTGTTGTAAATTATAGGTTAATAGCTCTTGAATATGCTGTTCGTCCTCAATAATTAATATTTTTTCTTTTGCCATATTTTAAAATACACCCTCCTTAAATTTTAAATTTATTCTTTCTTATAATTATTATATCATCTCATTTATAAAAAATATTATGATTATATTTTTTTTAAAAATGACTTAATATAATTCATTTCTTCTAAAAATTAAAATTACATCCTTTTTTCGTTATATAATATATCTAAAAATTTTAATAATTCTTTAGATAATATTTAAAATCTAAAAAATAAAGACCAAGTCCTATAAGACTGGCCTTTATTTCCGTTAATTTATCTTATGATCTGATAATTTTATTAATTACTGCTTGATATCCAGTATCTTGGCTAAATTTATTTTCATTTTTTTTAATCAATAAATAAGATACCAATGTCCATATAATTCCTGCAATAAAACTTATCAAATTATTCCATTGAATCATCCCTAATTGATTTGCTATAAAATATGCTAATAAAGTACCTATAAGGAAAAATAGTAGAGGAATTCCATACATAATAAAAGATGCCTTTAGTACATTATTTGTTTGAGTTTCAATCTCCACTTTATCTCCGATTTTAGCAGAAGCCATATTTTTCGCTAAAAAATCTATAGATTTAGCTTGCCCCATATTACATGCACCGCATCTTGCACAAGCTTCAGTACGCTTTATCCTTACCTTTGCATAACCTTTCTCTATTCCAACAACTTCTCCTATCTCTCGCATATCATACCTCCTTATTTCATAAACTTAAGCATAATTTTTATTAATTCATTTACATTTTCATCATTTTTTTCTTCTACAGCTTCTTTAATACAAGTCTTTAAATGCTCTTCCAATACAATTCCTCCTACCTTTTCTAAAGCTGCCTTTGCTGCTGCAATCTGAGTAAGAATATCTCCACAATATTTTTTGTTCTCTATCATTCTTTGGATGCCCTTTACCTGTCCTTCTATTCTTTTTAATCTATTTAATAAAGCTTCTTGCTCTTTATCTTTTGAATTCATAATTTCCTCCTAAATATCAATCCTATCTTTAATAAAACTCTTAAAATATACCCCTATTTAGTATATTTTTATTATATTGTAAGATAAGAACTATGTCAATGTACAAACTTTTATAAAATAAAAAACCCTTCTGTATTCTTACTAGAAAGGTTTTTTGTTTTATAAATATATTATTATCCTATATGATAGATAACTATTTTTTTCTATCATTATTTTTATCTCTCTTTTATAATACGAATTCCTAACTCTTCTAATTGTTGATTCTCAGCTATAGCTGGCGCATTCGTCATAAGACAAGAATGATTTTGTGTTTTAGGAAAAGCTATAACATCTTTAATATTATCTGTTTGAGTCAACAGCATAGTTAGGCGATCTAATCCAAAAGCAATTCCACCATGAGGAGGAGTTCCATATTGAAAAGCTTCTAATAGAAAACCAAATTGCTCCCATGCTTGTTTCTTACTAAATCCTAATGCCTTAAACATTTTTTCTTGTAAATCTCTATTGTGAATACGTATGCTTCCTCCTCCCAATTCTACACCATTTACTACCAAATCATAGGCTTTAGCTCTTACTT is a genomic window of Garciella nitratireducens DSM 15102 containing:
- the pnpS gene encoding two-component system histidine kinase PnpS is translated as MYKKILTGFILILIIGISLTGFLSMEVAKNTYVGYMEKTLRKDCYLVKEYAFDQDIDLKNINVKKILPIIKMTNNRITIIDIDGKVIYDSHEKIKNMDNHKHRSEVQEALHQKESSVVRYSKTLKKDMMYYAIPLKDKDRVLGVLRISIPLDEANFINKNMFISLVVSSLIGIIIASIIAYRYLYYTTKPIKELTAAVKDIAGGNFSRRITILPKDEFGELGISFNEMAKQLQLSMETLKIQNIKLETILNSMPEGIIAVDTQKNIMLINPSAREIFHIKEKEQIIGKNILENIRNHQFYKVMNDILINQEREPIEIKIDASETKILRISSAPIRYISKYERIRGIILIIEDITQLRKLENVRRDFIANVSHELKTPITSIRGFVETLRSGEVQDENMQKRFLEIIDLESERLIRLVEDILTLSDLENNLELIQMEKIDVKETLNEIIAIMRQLASKKEITIRSNIEENMNLLYFTKDKFKQMMINLIDNAIKYTPKGGKVEVNAYQNKNQLQIEIKDTGIGIPKEDIPRLFERFYRVDKARSRSAGGTGLGLAIVKHILQLMNGKIKVESELGKGTSFILFIPITTN
- a CDS encoding response regulator transcription factor, with protein sequence MAKEKILIIEDEQHIQELLTYNLQQREYKVVNLLDGTRAIETIEREKPDLILLDIMLPGKDGIEICKELKRKRESENIPIIMLTARGEEFDKVLGLEIGADDYITKPFSIKELIARVRAILRRMSSKTTYPKTILQIGDIIIDNERYEVFKNNKRIELTLKEFELLKLLAENKGKVLTREFLLNKIWGYEYGGETRTVDVHIRHLRKKLEDDDKEPRYIETIRGVGYRITE
- a CDS encoding SoxR reducing system RseC family protein, which gives rise to MREIGEVVGIEKGYAKVRIKRTEACARCGACNMGQAKSIDFLAKNMASAKIGDKVEIETQTNNVLKASFIMYGIPLLFFLIGTLLAYFIANQLGMIQWNNLISFIAGIIWTLVSYLLIKKNENKFSQDTGYQAVINKIIRS
- a CDS encoding metal-sensitive transcriptional regulator, which produces MNSKDKEQEALLNRLKRIEGQVKGIQRMIENKKYCGDILTQIAAAKAALEKVGGIVLEEHLKTCIKEAVEEKNDENVNELIKIMLKFMK